The proteins below are encoded in one region of Actinomycetota bacterium:
- a CDS encoding DEAD/DEAH box helicase: MRTTSSDLQLLLKSLSATLESEGLKAVVPFPAKTGITVRPEPPLPGTLRRRLQAKGIDGLWTHQAEALSAVRRGENVAVSTGTASGKSMCFNLPAIEQILADRRSRALYLYPTKALAQDQLRALRGFGLTEVLPATYDGDTPGDERASVRKFANIVLTNPDMLHFGILRSHSRWANFFASLKLVVIDEGHVFRGVFGSHVGCILRRLRRIANYYGAEPVFILTSATIPNPGGLAERLVGVPFTEVTEDGAPRGERLFAFWNPPFVDEATATRSSANWESARLMATFANREIKTIAFAKSRRAAELVAKYAKTMATGDTGDRMTAYRAGYLAEERRAIEKRLFSGELVGVAATSALELGIDVGGMDAVVMNGFPGTVAQVWQQAGRAGRSTDASVAVLVGRDDPLDQYYVAHPEFLLTKPFEMALVDTTNPNILQPHLACAAWEKPITPEDVTTYFGEEALRQAEEMEAAGQLALRKAKGVQRYHYRGDTEPGDLDLRSMGSTYSIVEAQTGALLGTVDGGKAFSQIHPGAVYLHQGDNWEVQELDRANHVALVEPSKGRYFTQSRETSDIRVLETLQHKRVGRAEFYLGRVEVTNRVVAFARKDIASGETLAVVDLDLPETILSTVAVWYTVDDLVIRKARLTAADLPGSLHAAEHAAIGMLPLFAMADRWDIGGVSTAFSADTGMPTVFVYDGYPGGAGIAARGFAEAAEHQAATLEAVSRCPCKTGCPSCVQSPKCGNGNEPLDKAGAIRLLATILGSDGSNRG, from the coding sequence TTGAGAACGACTAGCTCCGACCTGCAGCTGCTCCTGAAGTCACTGTCGGCCACGCTTGAGAGCGAGGGCCTGAAGGCGGTCGTCCCGTTCCCGGCAAAGACCGGAATCACCGTGCGGCCCGAGCCCCCGCTCCCCGGCACCCTGAGAAGGAGGCTGCAGGCCAAGGGGATCGACGGCCTGTGGACCCACCAGGCGGAGGCGCTCTCCGCCGTCCGGCGGGGTGAGAACGTGGCCGTCTCGACCGGGACCGCCAGCGGTAAGAGCATGTGCTTCAACCTGCCGGCGATCGAGCAGATCCTGGCCGACCGCCGCTCCCGGGCGCTCTACCTCTACCCGACCAAAGCCCTGGCCCAGGACCAGCTGCGGGCCCTGCGGGGCTTCGGGCTCACCGAGGTGCTCCCGGCGACCTACGACGGCGACACCCCGGGCGACGAGCGGGCATCGGTCCGCAAGTTCGCCAACATCGTGCTGACCAACCCGGACATGCTGCACTTCGGCATCCTGCGCTCCCACTCCCGCTGGGCGAACTTCTTCGCCAGCCTCAAGTTAGTGGTGATCGACGAAGGCCACGTCTTCAGGGGGGTCTTCGGGTCCCACGTGGGCTGCATTCTGAGAAGGCTGCGCCGGATCGCTAACTACTACGGCGCCGAGCCGGTGTTCATCCTCACCTCGGCCACCATCCCCAACCCGGGCGGGCTGGCGGAGCGACTGGTCGGCGTGCCGTTCACCGAGGTGACCGAGGACGGCGCCCCTAGGGGAGAGCGGCTGTTCGCCTTCTGGAACCCGCCGTTCGTCGACGAGGCGACCGCCACCCGCAGCTCGGCCAACTGGGAGAGCGCCCGGCTGATGGCCACGTTCGCCAACCGTGAGATCAAGACCATTGCTTTTGCCAAGTCCCGCCGGGCTGCCGAGCTGGTCGCCAAGTACGCAAAGACCATGGCCACCGGCGACACCGGCGACCGGATGACCGCCTACCGGGCCGGGTACCTGGCCGAGGAGCGGCGGGCGATCGAGAAGCGGTTGTTCTCCGGTGAGCTGGTCGGGGTCGCGGCGACCTCGGCTCTGGAGCTCGGCATCGACGTCGGGGGCATGGACGCGGTGGTCATGAACGGCTTTCCGGGGACCGTCGCCCAGGTCTGGCAGCAGGCCGGGCGGGCCGGGAGGTCTACCGATGCCTCGGTCGCCGTCCTGGTCGGCCGGGACGACCCGCTGGACCAGTACTACGTCGCCCACCCGGAGTTCCTGCTGACCAAACCGTTCGAAATGGCGCTGGTCGACACCACCAACCCAAACATCTTGCAGCCCCACCTGGCGTGCGCCGCCTGGGAGAAGCCGATCACCCCGGAGGACGTCACGACCTACTTCGGCGAGGAGGCGCTGCGGCAGGCGGAGGAGATGGAGGCGGCCGGTCAGCTGGCTCTGCGCAAGGCCAAGGGCGTCCAGCGGTACCACTACCGGGGCGACACCGAGCCCGGAGACCTGGATCTCAGGTCGATGGGCTCCACCTACTCGATAGTCGAAGCTCAGACCGGCGCTTTGCTGGGGACCGTCGACGGAGGCAAGGCGTTCTCCCAGATCCACCCCGGGGCGGTCTACCTGCACCAGGGTGACAACTGGGAGGTGCAGGAGCTTGACCGGGCCAACCACGTGGCGCTGGTGGAGCCGTCGAAGGGCCGCTACTTCACGCAGTCCCGGGAGACCTCCGACATCCGGGTGCTGGAGACGCTGCAGCACAAGCGGGTCGGCCGGGCGGAGTTCTACCTCGGCCGGGTCGAGGTGACCAACCGGGTGGTGGCGTTCGCCCGCAAGGACATCGCCTCGGGCGAGACCCTGGCGGTGGTCGACCTGGACCTCCCGGAGACGATCCTGTCGACGGTAGCGGTCTGGTACACGGTCGACGACCTGGTGATCCGCAAGGCCCGGCTGACGGCGGCCGACCTGCCCGGGAGCCTGCACGCCGCCGAGCACGCAGCGATCGGCATGCTGCCGCTGTTTGCTATGGCCGACCGGTGGGACATCGGAGGGGTGAGCACCGCCTTTTCGGCCGACACCGGCATGCCCACGGTCTTCGTCTACGACGGCTACCCCGGCGGAGCCGGCATCGCGGCCCGTGGGTTTGCCGAGGCGGCCGAGCACCAGGCGGCCACCCTGGAGGCGGTGTCCCGGTGCCCGTGCAAGACCGGCTGCCCCTCATGCGTGCAGTCGCCCAAATGCGGCAACGGCAACGAGCCGCTGGACAAGGCGGGAGCTATTCGCCTGCTGGCCACTATTCTTGGTAGCGATGGAAGCAATCGAGGCTGA
- a CDS encoding YdeI/OmpD-associated family protein, which produces MKFTTKLELGGKTATGFVVPPEVVEALGKGKKPPVKVTINGYTYRNTVAVYGGVYMLGVSAEHREGAGVEAGEEIEVELELDTEPRVLEIPADLTEALEREPEAKSYFDGLSYSNKRRHVLAIEGAKAAETRQRRIDKSVAMFKEGKN; this is translated from the coding sequence ATGAAGTTCACCACCAAGCTAGAACTGGGCGGCAAGACCGCTACCGGATTCGTCGTTCCCCCCGAGGTGGTCGAGGCCCTCGGCAAAGGAAAGAAGCCGCCGGTCAAGGTGACCATCAACGGCTACACCTACCGGAACACGGTGGCGGTTTACGGCGGCGTCTACATGCTCGGGGTGAGCGCGGAGCACCGGGAGGGCGCCGGTGTCGAGGCCGGCGAAGAGATCGAGGTCGAACTTGAGCTCGACACCGAACCCCGGGTGCTCGAGATCCCTGCGGACCTGACGGAAGCGCTGGAGAGGGAGCCCGAGGCCAAGAGCTACTTCGATGGCCTCTCCTACAGCAACAAGCGACGGCACGTGCTGGCGATCGAAGGGGCGAAGGCGGCGGAAACCCGGCAGCGCCGGATCGACAAGTCGGTGGCCATGTTCAAAGAGGGCAAGAACTAG
- a CDS encoding CYTH and CHAD domain-containing protein, whose protein sequence is MKSTLEREIKLQAPPGFSLPQFPGTQIGPRRFTSTYLDTEDFRLAAAGITMRRRVENRRGLWQLKLPRGNARMELEERGGPLRPPPSFAKLIVAPLMGEPLKVVAKLRTLRTGTTVMDGDRKVAEVVFDSVQVLQGITIVNRFSEIEVELLDGNEDDLRQLGSALKSLGAFTGDERPKLLQALDIVVAQPDSDKRPVSELAQIQGMIRDQFRNLLRHDPGTRLGDDPEDLHQHRVGIRKLRSLLGSARMLEPEWSASLRAELEWIGDLMNPVRDLDVMVPYLRADMQLLDPSEAAVMERFIASLGVEREAARKQMLEGLESDRYLAMLRTLEAATVSLVVRPAEDDLKSGAARQFRKMRKAVKDLTSPPEDEDLHRVRRLAKKARYTADLVKDSGGKKVARYLEDIKRLQEVLGDFQDSVVAEERIKAFLPDANTSQESFVLGRMAELEAIKKRRVRSDFPPVWSKVKKSGKKAWS, encoded by the coding sequence GTGAAATCCACTCTCGAACGGGAGATCAAACTCCAGGCCCCTCCCGGGTTCTCGCTACCGCAGTTCCCGGGCACCCAGATTGGGCCGCGCAGGTTCACCTCGACCTACCTCGACACAGAGGACTTTCGCCTGGCCGCCGCCGGCATCACCATGCGGCGGCGCGTGGAGAACCGGAGGGGTTTGTGGCAGCTCAAGCTTCCCCGGGGGAACGCCCGGATGGAGCTGGAGGAGAGGGGAGGGCCGCTCCGCCCGCCTCCCTCGTTTGCAAAGCTGATCGTCGCCCCCCTGATGGGCGAGCCGTTGAAGGTGGTTGCCAAGCTGAGGACCCTGCGCACCGGCACCACGGTCATGGACGGCGACCGGAAGGTCGCCGAGGTGGTTTTCGACTCGGTCCAGGTGCTGCAGGGGATCACGATCGTCAACCGGTTCAGCGAGATCGAAGTAGAGCTGCTCGACGGCAACGAGGACGACCTCAGGCAGCTGGGATCGGCCCTCAAGTCGCTCGGAGCCTTCACGGGCGACGAGCGGCCGAAGCTCTTGCAGGCGCTCGATATCGTGGTCGCCCAGCCCGACTCGGACAAGCGGCCGGTCTCCGAGCTTGCACAGATCCAGGGCATGATCCGGGACCAGTTCCGCAACCTGTTGCGACACGACCCCGGCACCCGCCTGGGCGACGACCCGGAGGATTTGCACCAGCACCGGGTGGGTATCCGAAAACTTCGAAGCCTGCTGGGCTCTGCCCGCATGCTGGAGCCGGAGTGGTCCGCATCGCTGCGGGCCGAGCTGGAGTGGATCGGAGACCTGATGAACCCGGTGAGGGACCTGGATGTAATGGTGCCCTACCTCCGCGCCGACATGCAGCTTCTCGACCCCAGCGAGGCTGCCGTCATGGAGCGGTTCATCGCCAGCCTGGGCGTCGAGCGGGAGGCGGCACGCAAACAGATGCTGGAGGGGCTCGAGAGCGACCGTTACCTGGCGATGCTGAGGACGCTGGAGGCGGCGACCGTCTCCCTGGTGGTGCGTCCGGCAGAAGACGACCTCAAGTCCGGCGCCGCCCGCCAGTTCCGCAAGATGCGCAAGGCGGTGAAGGACCTGACTTCGCCGCCCGAGGACGAAGACCTTCACCGGGTGCGTCGCCTGGCCAAGAAGGCCCGCTACACGGCCGATCTGGTCAAGGACTCTGGCGGCAAGAAGGTAGCCAGGTACCTGGAGGACATCAAGCGGCTCCAGGAGGTGCTCGGCGACTTCCAGGACTCGGTGGTGGCGGAAGAACGGATCAAGGCCTTCCTCCCCGACGCAAACACGTCGCAGGAGTCGTTCGTGCTCGGACGGATGGCGGAGCTCGAGGCAATCAAGAAGCGCCGGGTACGATCGGATTTCCCGCCGGTCTGGAGCAAGGTCAAAAAGAGCGGTAAGAAGGCGTGGTCCTGA
- the ppk1 gene encoding polyphosphate kinase 1 gives MAETTTDETFVPASFPEAPEPPVQRLINRELSWLDFNDRVLAIAADNDVPLLERVRFCAIFSANLDEFFMVRVAGLMGRALAVASLPSADGMTAAEALAQIRDRALMMFKTQTQLWRSELQPQLAEAGILIGRVEDCTEEELAELETKFKEELYPVLTPLAVGPGQPFPYISGLSLSLGLFVRDPATGEERFARVKVPEGLPRFVTVGTRHLMIPHEEVIGHFLSYLFPGVEIVERTMFRVTRDADFEVDDEAADLMEAIEHELRRRRFGDVVRLEVSDTASPKLLDLLRDAMDVGPDQIYPIEGILDFADFSNLADIDRPDLRFEPWVPLTQPRLQSNLASDFFGQIRRGDLLVHLPYDSFTTSVEAFVMGAARDPNVIALKTTVYRTSEKSPVVPALIEAAESGKQSVALVELKARFDEGHNIEWSKRLERAGVHVVHGFPNLKIHAKTVLVVRREEGVLRRYVHIGTGNYHSATARIYEDFGLFTADPDIAADVAELFNYLTGFSKPVHFRKILVAPFGLRAALKEQIKQVAKAAENGKPAIIRLKLNALTDPELIEELYRASAAGVDIRILVRGICSLRAGVPGMSENITVRSVLGRFLEHSRVYSFEAGDRMTYYMGSADLMPRNLDERVEVVVPVEDEAVRKELSTAFETGWKDDVFCWELQPDGHWLRESKSRPGRLGTGSQEKLMLGAKAAHGGKKKKAKKKKN, from the coding sequence ATGGCCGAAACAACCACCGACGAAACTTTCGTGCCGGCATCGTTTCCGGAGGCTCCCGAGCCCCCGGTCCAGCGTCTGATCAACCGCGAGCTTTCCTGGCTCGACTTCAACGACCGGGTCCTCGCCATCGCAGCCGACAACGATGTCCCGCTGCTGGAGCGGGTCCGCTTCTGCGCCATCTTCTCCGCCAACCTGGACGAGTTCTTCATGGTTCGGGTCGCCGGCCTCATGGGCCGGGCCCTCGCCGTTGCGTCGCTCCCCTCGGCCGACGGCATGACCGCCGCCGAAGCCCTGGCCCAGATCCGTGACCGGGCCCTGATGATGTTCAAGACCCAGACCCAGCTGTGGAGAAGCGAGCTGCAACCCCAGCTCGCCGAGGCCGGCATCCTGATCGGCCGGGTGGAGGATTGCACCGAGGAGGAGCTGGCCGAGCTGGAGACAAAGTTCAAGGAAGAGCTCTACCCCGTGCTCACCCCGCTCGCCGTCGGTCCGGGGCAGCCCTTCCCCTACATTTCCGGCCTGTCGCTCAGCCTCGGCCTGTTCGTTCGGGATCCCGCCACCGGCGAGGAGCGCTTTGCCCGGGTGAAGGTCCCCGAGGGTCTTCCGCGCTTCGTGACGGTCGGCACCAGGCACCTGATGATCCCTCATGAGGAGGTAATCGGGCATTTCCTCAGCTACCTGTTCCCCGGCGTCGAGATAGTCGAGCGGACGATGTTCCGGGTCACCCGGGATGCCGACTTCGAGGTGGACGACGAGGCCGCCGACCTGATGGAGGCCATCGAGCACGAGCTTCGCAGGCGCCGCTTCGGCGACGTGGTCCGCCTGGAGGTGTCCGACACCGCTTCTCCCAAGCTGCTGGACCTGCTGCGGGACGCCATGGACGTAGGGCCCGACCAGATCTACCCGATAGAGGGCATCCTCGACTTTGCCGACTTCTCGAACCTTGCCGACATCGACCGCCCGGACCTGCGGTTCGAACCCTGGGTGCCGCTGACCCAGCCACGGCTCCAGTCCAACCTTGCATCGGACTTCTTCGGCCAGATCCGCCGGGGCGACCTGCTGGTTCACCTTCCCTATGACTCCTTCACCACCAGCGTCGAGGCGTTCGTCATGGGCGCCGCCCGGGACCCCAATGTGATCGCGCTCAAGACCACCGTGTACCGGACGTCGGAGAAGTCCCCGGTTGTCCCGGCGTTGATCGAGGCGGCGGAGTCCGGCAAACAGAGCGTGGCCCTGGTCGAGCTGAAGGCGCGCTTCGACGAAGGCCACAACATCGAGTGGTCCAAGCGCCTCGAGCGGGCGGGCGTTCACGTGGTTCACGGTTTCCCCAACCTCAAGATCCACGCCAAAACCGTCCTTGTGGTCAGGCGGGAGGAGGGCGTCCTCCGCCGGTACGTCCACATCGGCACGGGCAACTACCACTCGGCCACCGCCCGGATCTACGAGGACTTCGGCCTGTTCACCGCCGACCCGGACATCGCCGCCGACGTCGCCGAGCTCTTCAATTACCTGACCGGCTTCAGCAAGCCGGTCCACTTCCGCAAGATCCTGGTGGCTCCTTTCGGGCTTAGGGCCGCCCTCAAGGAGCAGATCAAGCAGGTGGCCAAAGCGGCCGAGAACGGCAAGCCGGCAATCATCCGGCTGAAGCTGAACGCGCTCACCGACCCCGAGCTGATCGAGGAGCTCTACAGGGCGTCCGCGGCCGGCGTCGACATCCGGATCCTGGTCCGGGGCATCTGCTCGCTGCGGGCCGGGGTGCCGGGGATGAGCGAGAACATCACCGTGCGCAGCGTGCTCGGACGATTCCTGGAGCACAGCCGGGTATATAGCTTCGAGGCCGGCGACCGGATGACGTACTACATGGGAAGCGCCGACCTCATGCCCCGCAACCTCGACGAGAGGGTGGAGGTTGTCGTCCCGGTGGAGGACGAGGCGGTGCGCAAAGAGCTATCCACGGCCTTCGAAACCGGCTGGAAGGACGACGTCTTCTGCTGGGAGCTGCAGCCGGACGGACACTGGCTCCGGGAGAGCAAGTCCAGGCCCGGCCGCCTGGGGACCGGAAGCCAGGAGAAGTTGATGCTCGGCGCCAAAGCGGCGCACGGGGGCAAGAAGAAGAAGGCTAAGAAAAAGAAGAACTAA
- a CDS encoding NUDIX hydrolase has translation MVLKRLFGTVAAVRAAGGVIARTAPSGGTEVLIVHRPRYDDWSFPKGKLENGESEQQCAIREVQEETGLLCETGRELPGTAYTDRKGRPKTVRYWSMTVVSGKFVPNSEVDEARWVNFSEAARLLSYEHDLSMLEELMVREVGEASALLVRHGTAGNRKDWEGDDRLRPLDEKGRRQAEALADSLIHYPVKHVLSSPYLRCTQTVKPLAKRLGLPVLEVEQLAEGASIEEVEGLIDGLDGGLAVLCSHGDVVEQIVGTEAPNRKGGFWLVKKVDNGVEPMRYVPPPDLEA, from the coding sequence GTGGTCCTGAAGCGCCTGTTCGGTACGGTTGCCGCGGTACGTGCCGCCGGAGGGGTCATCGCGCGCACCGCGCCTTCCGGGGGGACCGAGGTGCTGATCGTGCATCGTCCCCGCTACGACGACTGGAGCTTCCCTAAAGGCAAGCTGGAGAACGGCGAAAGTGAGCAGCAGTGCGCAATTCGGGAGGTTCAGGAGGAGACCGGGCTGCTCTGCGAGACCGGCCGGGAGCTTCCGGGCACGGCGTACACCGACCGGAAGGGGCGGCCGAAAACCGTTCGGTACTGGAGCATGACGGTGGTGTCGGGCAAGTTCGTGCCGAACTCCGAGGTCGACGAGGCCCGGTGGGTCAATTTTTCCGAGGCGGCGAGGCTGCTCTCCTACGAACACGATCTTTCGATGCTGGAGGAGCTGATGGTGCGTGAGGTTGGGGAAGCCTCGGCTCTGCTGGTCCGCCACGGCACCGCCGGCAACCGCAAGGACTGGGAAGGCGACGACCGGCTGCGGCCGCTCGACGAAAAGGGCCGGCGCCAGGCGGAAGCCCTGGCCGACAGCCTCATCCACTACCCGGTGAAGCACGTCCTCTCTAGCCCCTACCTCCGCTGCACCCAGACGGTGAAGCCGCTCGCCAAGCGGCTCGGGCTGCCGGTGCTCGAGGTCGAGCAGCTCGCCGAAGGGGCAAGCATCGAAGAGGTCGAAGGACTGATCGACGGCCTGGACGGCGGCCTAGCGGTTCTCTGTTCGCACGGCGATGTAGTGGAACAGATCGTCGGCACCGAGGCGCCCAACCGAAAAGGGGGCTTCTGGCTGGTGAAGAAGGTCGACAACGGGGTGGAGCCGATGCGCTACGTCCCCCCGCCAGACCTAGAGGCTTAG
- a CDS encoding TlpA disulfide reductase family protein: protein MEAIEAEAPTPEIVTPPKLKVIRFLAFAMVPALFIAFIAFTLFQTAPPDTLVGEKMPEFSLEQLGSEERLTSADLEGKAVVVNFWASWCVPCVKEAPDLQEAYAKYSDQDVVVLGVNVQDSEKDALAFADKFDVTYPIVRDPNLTLYKEFGVRGLPETFFIDKEGVFVGVGSGRQVGQSGTTKTLGAIDPALLESQIKTMLEKPA from the coding sequence ATGGAAGCAATCGAGGCTGAAGCCCCAACCCCCGAGATCGTCACCCCGCCCAAGCTGAAGGTGATCCGGTTTCTGGCGTTCGCCATGGTGCCGGCCCTGTTCATCGCCTTTATCGCTTTCACCCTGTTCCAGACCGCTCCGCCCGACACCCTGGTGGGGGAGAAGATGCCGGAGTTCTCGCTGGAGCAGCTCGGCTCGGAGGAGCGCCTGACCTCGGCCGACCTCGAAGGCAAGGCCGTGGTGGTGAACTTCTGGGCCTCGTGGTGCGTGCCGTGCGTGAAAGAGGCGCCCGATCTGCAGGAGGCGTACGCCAAGTACTCGGACCAGGACGTGGTGGTGCTGGGCGTGAACGTGCAGGACTCGGAGAAGGACGCGCTTGCCTTTGCCGACAAGTTCGACGTGACCTATCCGATCGTCCGTGACCCCAACCTGACCCTCTACAAGGAGTTCGGCGTGCGGGGCCTGCCCGAGACGTTCTTCATAGACAAAGAGGGCGTGTTCGTGGGAGTCGGGTCCGGCCGCCAGGTTGGCCAGAGTGGGACGACGAAGACGTTGGGAGCTATCGATCCGGCGCTGCTGGAGAGCCAGATCAAGACGATGCTGGAGAAGCCGGCATGA